The proteins below are encoded in one region of Rhodopirellula islandica:
- a CDS encoding ABC transporter ATP-binding protein, whose protein sequence is MSFSETVRPTTATVQSISKTYRQGSRSVDALRDVSLNVEAGSFVAVMGASGSGKSTLLHLMSGLTRPTTGSVLIEGQNIAELSDYELTCFRRRRIGLVFQAFNLVPSLSARDNILFPLYAAGESLANDSDLQELALQLGIEDRLHHRPDALSGGEQQRVAIARSLITNPAIVFADEPTGSLDSVTGDSICKLLRNLCDQQQRTIVMVTHEPSVAIWADSVVVLKDGQIVNQFLTKECTNAQSLAARYQQIVSSDAQEVPLST, encoded by the coding sequence ATGTCTTTTTCTGAAACGGTTCGTCCGACCACCGCAACGGTCCAGTCCATCTCCAAAACGTATCGCCAGGGAAGTCGCTCTGTTGATGCGCTGCGTGATGTCAGCCTCAATGTCGAAGCGGGATCCTTCGTCGCCGTCATGGGAGCCAGTGGGTCGGGAAAGAGCACCTTGCTGCACTTGATGAGCGGGCTGACTCGCCCCACAACGGGCTCCGTTCTGATTGAAGGGCAAAACATCGCTGAGCTGTCGGACTATGAACTCACCTGCTTTCGTCGGCGGCGGATCGGATTGGTGTTTCAAGCGTTCAACCTCGTGCCATCGCTCTCAGCCAGGGACAACATTCTGTTCCCGCTCTACGCTGCAGGAGAGAGCTTGGCCAACGATTCCGATCTGCAGGAACTTGCGCTGCAATTGGGAATCGAAGACCGCCTGCACCATCGTCCCGATGCACTCAGTGGTGGCGAGCAGCAACGTGTCGCGATCGCACGTTCGCTGATCACCAACCCGGCCATCGTTTTCGCTGACGAACCCACCGGAAGCCTGGATTCTGTGACCGGTGATTCGATCTGCAAGCTGCTGCGAAACCTCTGCGATCAACAACAACGGACCATTGTGATGGTCACGCACGAGCCCAGCGTTGCGATCTGGGCGGACAGCGTCGTCGTCCTGAAAGACGGCCAGATCGTGAACCAATTTCTGACAAAAGAGTGCACAAACGCTCAGTCGCTCGCCGCCAGGTACCAGCAAATCGTCTCAAGCGATGCCCAGGAAGTGCCCCTATCGACCTGA
- a CDS encoding ABC transporter permease, which produces MKVIRLALAFLRERTTRTALTTVAIAAAVCMVIWVSSSYEALHKTYDEFSNLALGRYELAIAPISGDENDFVTPDVLQPLREDPAVTAVDPMWAKRIAIENSNLPPAVQSTSPGPGDGPRGLLPSLMFMATDAPEAPFDLSEGTWIASDASSPQVVLRADVAERRQLHLGDWLTVERPRPGADGQDMLAFEIVGLLDAPPTPKLGVGSIPMLTPSFGEAFINVESAEDILGEPFQISLLGVSVQDQADITKFRFGWATRLSRYETPLQFQEAYEIEEALDQASEAEHVKLQSYAATGVAMLVAMLVTFCSLSMGVTERTRQYAVLRAIAFTKWQILSLIVVEGLVLGALGLVAGIVVGWGLLQIVEGLFGDLLHHGIMLGGRNLNLAVLASLGGAFLASLLPAYRSTRVKPLDAVAPLHQTQISQRPGWLRLVAGIMLIAINPVLTFVFPPSESSVGLAMGIGFLCSSIGFFVIAPSIVVWVDRHVGPTFARWFRIDPKLLASQITSHLWRTVGAAIAMAFGLGLFVGIQVWGFTMLESFIPGKWTPDAIVMLNPGLAPEEARKLANHPDVDPQRCLPMVVEQPRLVEDLTGSAERPSVIRQDNVVMIGLDPERALVGEHPLLQLEWVAGNPRDAVQQMQQGGACIVPDHFVDETGLQMGDSISVSPPRNADNQVQYMIVGVVQLPGWHWQTKLTGLRTRTHRAAALVIADYESVASDFNLPTASHVWFSYASENADVDSIQAFASNLVRQSIVDESFDSEAPPRAPTDLDLAKVVPVQGIRDHLDITARRWIWVISYIPLVSLLISCLGVLNVMLASVRSRRWEFGVLRSIGFTSSDLTRAILVEGLLIAFVAGVLSLGFGVLSGWCGSGMAQSMSFFGGLHPPLVIPWLPIMGGFLLVLLLGIGIAAWPAISIGKSRPMDLLQSGNDFS; this is translated from the coding sequence CTACGAACTGGCCATCGCTCCCATCAGCGGAGATGAAAACGATTTCGTGACGCCCGATGTCTTGCAACCACTACGCGAAGACCCCGCCGTCACCGCAGTCGATCCAATGTGGGCGAAACGCATCGCCATTGAAAACTCAAACCTGCCGCCCGCGGTTCAATCGACCTCCCCGGGCCCCGGAGACGGTCCACGCGGATTGCTGCCCAGCCTGATGTTCATGGCCACGGATGCGCCAGAAGCTCCCTTCGATCTGTCGGAAGGAACTTGGATCGCTTCTGACGCCAGTTCGCCACAAGTCGTCTTGCGAGCTGACGTGGCGGAACGTCGTCAGTTGCATCTCGGCGACTGGCTGACGGTCGAACGACCACGTCCCGGAGCCGACGGGCAAGACATGCTGGCGTTCGAGATCGTCGGCCTGCTCGATGCACCTCCCACTCCCAAGTTGGGCGTGGGATCGATCCCCATGCTGACGCCAAGCTTTGGGGAAGCGTTCATCAACGTCGAATCGGCGGAAGACATTCTCGGCGAGCCGTTTCAAATCAGCTTGCTCGGTGTCTCCGTCCAAGACCAAGCCGACATCACGAAGTTTCGATTTGGATGGGCGACGCGGTTGAGCCGTTATGAAACGCCCCTTCAGTTTCAAGAAGCCTACGAAATCGAAGAAGCACTCGACCAAGCGTCCGAGGCCGAGCACGTCAAACTGCAATCCTACGCCGCCACCGGCGTGGCCATGTTGGTTGCGATGCTGGTGACGTTTTGCTCGCTCAGCATGGGCGTGACCGAACGAACCCGGCAATACGCCGTCCTGCGAGCGATCGCTTTCACCAAATGGCAAATCCTTTCCCTGATCGTGGTCGAAGGGTTGGTGCTCGGTGCGCTGGGATTGGTCGCTGGCATCGTTGTCGGGTGGGGACTGCTGCAAATCGTGGAAGGTTTGTTTGGCGATTTGCTGCACCATGGCATCATGCTCGGCGGCCGCAACCTGAATCTCGCGGTGCTCGCGTCCTTGGGCGGGGCCTTCCTCGCGTCGCTGCTGCCTGCCTATCGAAGCACTCGCGTCAAACCGCTGGATGCCGTCGCCCCCCTTCATCAAACACAGATCTCGCAGCGTCCCGGTTGGCTGCGATTGGTGGCGGGAATCATGTTGATTGCAATCAATCCCGTGCTGACGTTTGTCTTCCCGCCCAGCGAAAGCAGCGTGGGTTTGGCGATGGGAATCGGTTTTCTCTGTTCCAGCATTGGCTTCTTCGTGATCGCTCCCTCGATTGTGGTTTGGGTCGATCGTCACGTCGGCCCGACCTTCGCCCGATGGTTTCGGATCGATCCCAAGCTGCTGGCCAGCCAGATCACCAGCCACCTCTGGCGAACCGTCGGCGCCGCGATTGCCATGGCGTTTGGTCTGGGGTTGTTTGTCGGGATCCAGGTTTGGGGATTCACCATGTTGGAATCCTTCATCCCAGGAAAATGGACGCCCGACGCCATCGTGATGTTGAATCCGGGACTTGCTCCGGAGGAAGCACGAAAACTTGCCAACCATCCCGATGTGGATCCCCAGCGTTGCCTGCCGATGGTGGTGGAACAGCCTCGGTTGGTCGAAGATCTCACCGGGAGCGCCGAACGCCCCTCCGTCATTCGCCAGGACAACGTGGTGATGATCGGACTGGATCCCGAACGAGCCCTGGTTGGAGAGCATCCGCTGCTGCAATTGGAATGGGTTGCGGGCAACCCTCGCGACGCCGTGCAGCAAATGCAGCAAGGCGGTGCCTGCATCGTCCCCGATCATTTCGTCGATGAAACAGGACTCCAAATGGGCGATTCCATCTCCGTTTCTCCACCGCGGAACGCCGACAACCAAGTCCAATACATGATCGTAGGCGTCGTCCAACTTCCCGGATGGCATTGGCAAACGAAACTGACGGGCCTGCGAACTCGAACGCACCGCGCCGCCGCTCTGGTCATCGCGGATTACGAATCCGTGGCGTCCGACTTCAACTTGCCAACCGCGTCACACGTGTGGTTCTCCTACGCGAGTGAGAATGCCGATGTTGACAGCATCCAAGCCTTCGCGAGCAACCTGGTCCGGCAATCCATCGTCGATGAATCGTTTGATTCGGAAGCACCGCCCAGAGCCCCCACCGATCTCGACCTCGCCAAAGTGGTTCCCGTGCAGGGTATCCGAGATCACTTGGACATCACGGCGCGGCGATGGATTTGGGTCATCAGTTACATCCCATTGGTTTCGCTGCTGATCTCTTGCCTGGGTGTGCTGAACGTGATGCTGGCGTCCGTTCGATCGCGACGATGGGAATTTGGCGTGTTGCGATCAATCGGCTTCACCAGTTCGGACCTCACCCGCGCGATCTTGGTCGAAGGGTTGCTGATTGCGTTCGTTGCCGGCGTGCTCAGTCTTGGTTTTGGCGTCTTGAGCGGATGGTGCGGCAGTGGGATGGCTCAGTCCATGAGCTTTTTTGGCGGACTGCATCCACCGCTCGTGATCCCGTGGCTGCCGATCATGGGTGGCTTTTTGTTGGTGCTGCTACTCGGGATTGGCATCGCCGCTTGGCCCGCCATCTCGATCGGTAAATCGCGACCGATGGATCTGCTCCAATCCGGAAACGACTTCAGTTGA